The proteins below are encoded in one region of Juglans microcarpa x Juglans regia isolate MS1-56 chromosome 4D, Jm3101_v1.0, whole genome shotgun sequence:
- the LOC121261301 gene encoding LOW QUALITY PROTEIN: pleiotropic drug resistance protein 1-like (The sequence of the model RefSeq protein was modified relative to this genomic sequence to represent the inferred CDS: inserted 4 bases in 4 codons), which produces MEGSDILKVSSARLSSSSIWRNSGMEVFSRSSLDENDEEALKWAAIEKLPTYLRIRRGILTEEEGQAREIDIKNLGLLDRKNLIERLLKIADEDNENFLLKLKDRIERVGLEFPTIEVRFEHLYVEAEAYVGSRALPTIFNFCVNMLEGFLSCLHILPSRKKPLPILHDLSGIIKPRRMTLLLGPPSSGKTTLLLALAGKLGKELNASGRVTYNGHGMEEFVPQRTSAYISQHDVHIGEMTVRETLAFSARCQGXGPRYEMLAELSRREKAANIKPDPDLDIYMKASALEGPEASVETHYILKILGLEVCADTMVGDEMLRGISGGQKKRVTTGEMLVGPARALFMDEISTGLDSSTTFQIVNSLRQSIHILNGTAVISLLQPAPETYDLFDDIILLSDGQIVYQGPRENVLEFFECMGFKCPERKGVADFLQEVTSRKDQEQYWANKDEPYNFVSVKEFAESFQSFHIGRKLGDELATPFDKSKGHPAALTTKKYGVSKKELFKACASREFLLMKRNSFVYIFKMFQLILSAFITMTLFIRTEMRRDTTTDGGIYMGAMFFTIIMIMFNGFSELAMTIMKLPVFYKQRDLLFYPSWAYSLPTWILKIPITLVEVSIWVLMTYYVIGFDPNIERFFKQFLLLLCINQMASGLFRLMGALGRNIIVANTFGSFALLAVLVMGGFVISREDVQKWWLWXYWVSPVMYGQNAIAVNEFLGNSWRHIPPNATEPLGILILKSRGVFTEAYWYWIGVGATIGYIFLFNFLFTLALKYLDPFGKPQAVQSRDALAEKIANRTGEVIELSSRRRSSFEKGNESKRSVSSRTLSARVSSINEAKQHNKRGMVLPFEPLSITFDEIRYAIDMPQEMKAQGVPEDRLELLKGVSGAFRPGVLTALMGVSGAGKTTLLDVLAGRKTGGYIEGTITISGYPKKQETFARISGYCEQTDIHSPHVTVYESLLYSAWLRLPHEVDSATRKMFLEEVMELVELTTLREALVGLPGINGLSTEQRKRLTIAVELVANPSIIFMDEPTSGLDARAAAIVMRTVRNTVDXGRTVVCTIHQPSIDIFDAFDELFLLKRGGEEIYVGPLGRHSSHLINHFEGIDGVPKIKEXYNPATWMLEVTSAGQEAALGVNFTEIYKNSELYRRNKALIKELSTATPGSKELYFPTQYSQSFVTQCMACLWKQQLSYWRNPPYSAVRLLFTTFIALMFGTIFWDLGSKRRNRQDLFNAMGSMYAAVLFIGVQNASSVQPIVAIERTVFYRERAAGMYSALPYAFGQVVIELPYIFVQTIIYGIIVYAMIGFDWTLSKFLWYIFFMYFTFLYFTFYGMMTVAVTPNHNIAAIVSSAFYAIWNLFSGFIVPRTRMPIWWRWYFWVCPVSWTLYGLIASQFGDIKDKLDTGETVEDFLRSYFGYRNEFLVVVAVAIVGISVLFGFTFAYSIKAFNFQKR; this is translated from the exons ATGGAAGGTAGTGATATACTGAAAGTGAGTAGTGCACGTCTAAGCAGCTCTAGCATCTGGAGGAATAGTGGCATGGAGGTTTTTTCCAGGTCATCGCTGGATGAAAACGACGAAGAAGCTCTGAAATGGGCAGCTATCGAGAAACTGCCGACTTATTTGCGTATAAGGAGAGGTATACTCACTGAAGAAGAGGGTCAAGCCAGAGAGATTGACATCAAGAATCTTGGACTGCTAGATAGAAAGAATTTAATAGAGAGGCTATTAAAAATTGCAGACGAGGATAACGAGAACTTCCTGTTGAAACTCAAGGACCGCATTGAACG GGTTGGACTTGAGTTTCCCACCATTGAAGTCCGGTTCGAGCATTTATATGTGGAAGCAGAAGCTTATGTTGGAAGCAGGGCATTACCCACCATTTTCAACTTTTGTGTTAATATGCTAGAG gggttcCTGAGTTGTCTTCACATTCTTCCAAGTAGAAAGAAACCACTACCGATTCTTCATGATTTAAGCGGAATCATCAAGCCTAGAAG AATGACTCTGCTATTAGGCCCCCCAAGCTCCGGGAAGACCACGTTACTGTTGGCTTTGGCAGGAAAACTTGGGAAAGAATTGAAC GCGTCAGGGAGAGTCACGTACAATGGACATGGAATGGAAGAGTTTGTACCGCAGAGAACATCTGCTTATATAAGTCAACATGATGTCCATATTGGAGAAATGACAGTGAGAGAAACGCTAGCTTTTTCTGCAAGATGTCAAG TCGGGCCACGTTATG AGATGTTGGCAGAATTATCGAGGAGAGAGAAGGCCGCAAACATTAAGCCAGATCCTGATCTTGATATCTATATGAAG GCTTCAGCACTTGAAGGACCTGAGGCTAGTGTCGAAACCCATTACATACTCAAG atTCTTGGACTAGAAGTCTGTGCTGATACCATGGTGGGGGATGAGATGTTACGAGGTATATCTGGCGGACAAAAGAAGCGAGTCACTACAG GGGAAATGCTGGTTGGACCAGCAAGAGCTCTTTTCATGGATGAGATCTCGACTGGTCTGGATAGTTCAACAACATTTCAGATAGTAAACTCACTCAGACAGTCCATCCACATCCTCAATGGAACAGCAGTTATCTCTCTCCTCCAGCCTGCACCAGAAACCTACGACCTATTTGATGATATAATTCTGCTCTCAGACGGTCAAATCGTGTATCAGGGTCCTCGTGAAAATGTGCTCGAGTTCTTTGAATGCATGGGATTCAAGTGTCCAGAGAGGAAAGGAGTTGCTGACTTCTTACAAGAA GTGACATCAAGGAAAGATCAAGAGCAGTATTGGGCAAACAAAGATGAGCCTTATAACTTTGTTTCAGTAAAGGAATTTGCTGAATCATTTCAGTCATTTCACATTGGTCGAAAACTAGGTGACGAGCTTGCTACTCCTTTTGACAAGTCCAAAGGCCATCCCGCTGCTTTAACAACTAAGAAGTATGGAGTTAGCAAGAAGGAACTGTTCAAAGCTTGTGCATCTAGAGAGTTTTTGCTTATGAAGAGAAATTCATTTGTCTACATTTTCAAGATGTTCCAA TTAATTCTATCTGCTTTTATAACAATGACGTTATTTATTCGGACTGAGATGCGCCGAGATACAACTACAGATGGTGGGATTTATATGGGTGCTATGTTCTTTACAATCATCATGATAATGTTTAATGGATTCTCGGAGCTTGCCATGACCATTATGAAACTTCCTGTCTTCTACAAGCAAAGGGACCTCCTCTTCTATCCTTCATGGGCATATTCTCTCCCAACATGGATCCTTAAGATTCCTATAACATTGGTGGAAGTTTCCATTTGGGTACTAATGACTTATTACGTCATAGGCTTCGATCCAAACATCGAACG GTTTTTCAAACAATTCCTGTTACTCCTATGTATTAACCAGATGGCATCTGGATTGTTCCGATTGATGGGTGCATTAGGAAGGAATATAATTGTTGCCAACACATTTGGGTCTTTTGCTTTACTTGCAGTTCTGGTTATGGGTGGATTTGTTATATCTCGAG AGGATGTACAGAAATGGTGGTTAT GTTACTGGGTCTCCCCAGTGATGTATGGGCAGAACGCTATAGCTGTCAATGAGTTTCTCGGGAATAGTTGGAGACAT ATTCCTCCCAACGCAACAGAACCGCTAGGAATTTTAATCTTGAAATCTCGTGGAGTATTCACAGAAGCATACTGGTATTGGATTGGAGTTGGAGCAACGATtggatatatttttctattcaatttCCTCTTCACATTGGCCCTAAAATATCTCGATC CATTTGGGAAGCCTCAGGCAGTACAATCCAGAGATGCCTTGGCTGAGAAAATTGCAAACAGAACTGGAGAGGTCATTGAGCTATCATCAAGAAGGAGGAGTTCTTTTG AGAAAGGGAATGAAAGCAAAAGAAGCGTATCATCCAGGACGTTGTCTGCAAGAGTGAGCAGCATTAATGAAGCTAAACAACACAACAAACGGGGGATGGTCCTACCCTTTGAACCCCTTTCCATCACATTTGATGAAATCAGATATGCTATAGACATGCCGCAG GAAATGAAAGCTCAGGGAGTTCCTGAGGATCGGCTGGAACTCTTGAAGGGGGTGAGCGGTGCTTTTAGGCCAGGAGTCCTAACAGCTCTAATGGGTGTGAGTGGTGCTGGAAAGACTACTCTGCTGGATGTGTTGGCGGGAAGGAAAACCGGTGGATATATTGAGGGAACCATCACTATATCCGGTTATCCCAAAAAGCAAGAAACATTTGCCCGCATTTCAGGATACTGCGAACAAACAGATATCCACTCTCCTCATGTTACAGTCTACGAGTCTTTGCTGTACTCTGCATGGCTACGTTTACCACATGAGGTTGACTCTGCAACCAGAAAG ATGTTCCTTGAGGAAGTGATGGAGCTGGTGGAGCTAACCACTTTGAGAGAAGCCCTTGTGGGATTGCCCGGCATAAATGGACTATCAACAGAGCAGCGCAAAAGGCTGACAATTGCAGTTGAGCTTGTTGCGAACCCTTCTATAATATTCATGGATGAACCCACCTCCGGTCTTGATGCCAGGGCAGCTGCAATTGTAATGAGAACAGTGAGGAACACCGTAG ACGGGAGAACTGTGGTCTGCACCATCCACCAGCCCAGCATTGATATATTTGATGCTTTTGATGAG CTATTTCTCTTGAAACGGGGAGGTGAAGAGATATACGTGGGCCCATTAGGCCGCCATTCTTCCCATTTAATCAACCACTTTGAG gGAATTGATGGAGTTCCTAAGATTAAGG AATACAATCCTGCAACCTGGATGTTGGAGGTTACTTCAGCAGGACAAGAAGCAGCCCTAGGGGTTAATTTCACAGAAATTTACAAGAACTCAGAACTTTATAG GAGAAACAAGGCCTTGATCAAGGAACTCAGTACAGCCACACCGGGTTCAAAAGAATTGTACTTCCCTACGCAATACTCACAGTCTTTCGTTACCCAATGCATGGCTTGCCTCTGGAAACAGCAATTATCATATTGGCGAAACCCACCATACAGTGCCGTCAGACTCCTATTCACAACTTTCATAGCTTTAATGTTTGGGACAATCTTCTGGGATCTTGGCTCAAAAAG GCGAAACCGACAAGATCTTTTCAATGCAATGGGTTCCATGTATGCTGCTGTTCTCTTCATAGGTGTACAAAACGCCTCATCAGTGCAGCCAATTGTGGCCATTGAGAGAACAGTCTTCTACAGAGAAAGAGCTGCTGGAATGTATTCTGCTTTGCCATACGCCTTTGGACAG GTTGTCATTGAGCTCCCATATATTTTCGTCCAGACTATCATATATGGGATTATAGTGTACGCCATGATTGGGTTTGACTGGACATTAAGCAAATTCTTATGGTACATCTTCTTCATGTACTTCACTTTCTTATACTTCACTTTCTACGGCATGATGACTGTGGCCGTTACTCCAAACCACAACATAGCTGCTATAGTTTCTTCAGCCTTCTATGCAATATGGAATCTTTTCTCAGGATTTATAGTTCCCAGGACA AGGATGCCAATCTGGTGGAGATGGTACTTTTGGGTTTGTCCCGTCTCTTGGACCTTGTACGGATTGATTGCTTCACAGTTTGGAGACATTAAAGACAAACTTGATACGGGTGAAACGGTAGAAGACTTTTTGAGAAGTTATTTTGGGTATAGAAATGAGTTTCTGGTGGTTGTGGCTGTTGCGATTGTTGGAATCTCAGTGCTCTTTGGGTTCACCTTTGCCTATTCGATTAAGGCATTTAACTTCCAAAAGAGATAG
- the LOC121261303 gene encoding V-type proton ATPase subunit c''2-like produces the protein MSVSPAMARSPTTWAHALVKISPYTFSAIGIAIAIGVSVLGAAWGIYITGSSLIGAAIKAPRITSKNLISVIFCEAVAIYGVIVAIILQTKLESVPASQIYAPESLRAGYAIFASGIIVGFANLVCGVCVGIIGSSCALSDAQNSSLFVKILVIEIFGSALGLFGVIVGIIMSAQASWPAKTV, from the exons ATGTCAGTCTCACCAGCAATGGCGAGAAGTCCGACCACTTGGGCCCATGCCCTCGTAAAGATCTCGCCATACACCTTCTCCGCCATCGGTATCGCCATCGCCATAGGCGTTTCCGTCCTCGGCGCCGCCTG GGGTATTTATATCACCGGAAGCAGTTTGATCGGTGCGGCAATCAAAGCTCCCCGAATTACTTCCAAGAATCTAATTAG TGTCATCTTTTGTGAAGCTGTTGCTATATATGGTGTTATCGTGGCAATTATTCTACAAACAAAATTAGAAAGTGTTCCAGCATCACAGATTTATGCACCCGAGTCTCTTAGAGCAGGATATGCAATCTTCGCTTCTGGGATTATCGTGGGCTTTGCAAACCTTGTCTGCGG GGTATGTGTGGGAATCATTGGTAGCAGTTGCGCGTTGTCTGATGCTCAAAACTCCTCTCTTTTTGTGAAGATTCTTGTGATCGAAATCTTTGGTAGTGCACTTGGGTTATTTGGAGTGATTGTGGGAATTATTATGTCAGCTCAAGCATCATGGCCAGCAAAAACAGTGTAA
- the LOC121261302 gene encoding 6-hydroxynicotinate 3-monooxygenase: protein MSENEKPKAVVVGGSIAGVACAHSLITAGWEVVVLEKSSITPTTGSPTGAGLGLDPLAQRLVQSWLGRPDLLHNSTLPLTVDLNQATDSEKKVSWTLARDENLKFRAALWADLHALLYHLLPSNIFFWGHLFLSFCTSHDKKSVKIKAKVLQTDEIIEIVGNLLIAADGCLSSIRQNFLPDFKLRYSGYCAWRGVLDFSGKENSETVTGIRRAYPELGKCLYFDLGSCTHGVLYELQNRRLNWIWYVNQAEPELQRNSVTMKVSSEMVHKMHQEAEKVWVPELVEVMKETKDPFLNFIYDSDPLEQIFWDNVVLVGDAAHPTTPHGLRSTNMSILDAAVLGKCLTKWGAENLQSALREYQSIRLPVVSKQVLHARRMGRIKQGLFLPDREPFDPKTATSEDCQDLQQQNMPFFNDVPMILM from the exons ATGAGCGAGAACGAAAAACCAAAGGCAGTGGTGGTGGGAGGGAGCATAGCGGGTGTGGCATGCGCCCACTCGCTGATTACGGCTGGTTGGGAAGTTGTCGTGCTTGAGAAATCGAGCATCACACCCACGACTGGGAGCCCGACTGGTGCTGGACTCGGACTCGACCCTCTGGCTCAGCGACTCGTTCAGTCCTGGCTTGGACGACCAGACCTTCTCCACAACTCCACCCTGCCCCTCACAGTCGATCTG AACCAAGCAACTGATAGCGAGAAGAAGGTCAGCTGGACGCTGGCAAGAGATGAGAATTTGAAGTTCAGAGCAGCACTGTGGGCTGATCTCCATGCCCTTCTTTACCATTTATTGCCCTCAAACATATTTTTCTGGGGTcaccttttcctttccttttgtaCTTCTCATGACAAGAAATCTGTTAAGATTAAGGCCAAGGTTCTACAGACCGATGAAATAATCGAAATAGTGGGGAATTTGCTGATTGCAGCAGATGGGTGTCTCTCTTCTATTCGCCAGAATTTTCTTCCTGATTTTAAATTGAG GTATTCGGGTTATTGTGCGTGGAGAGGAGTACTTGATTTCTCAGGAAAAGAGAATTCGGAAACCGTAACGGGGATCCGCAGGGCATACCCTGAACTGGGGAAATGCTTGTACTTCGACTTAGGTTCTTGCACTCACGGTGTGCTTTATGAGCTTCAGAACAGAAGGCTGAATTGGATTTGGTATGTCAACCAAGCCGAGCCCGAACTGCAG agaaaCTCAGTAACCATGAAAGTAAGCAGTGAGATGGTCCACAAGATGCATCAAGAAGCAGAGAAGGTTTGGGTTCCTGAGTTGGTCGAAGTCATGAAAGAAACAAAGGACCCCTTCttaaatttcatatatgatagTGATCCCTTGGAACAAATCTTTTGGGACAATGTGGTTTTAGTTGGAGACGCGGCTCACCCAACCACTCCTCATGGCCTGAGAAGCACAAACATGTCAATATTGGATGCAGCAGTTTTGGGAAAATGCCTCACTAAGTGGGGAGCAGAAAATTTACAGTCAGCTCTAAGAGAATATCAGTCGATTCGGCTTCCAGTTGTTTCCAAGCAAGTTCTGCATGCTAGGCGAATGGGCCGCATAAAACAAGGTTTGTTTCTTCCTGATCGCGAGCCTTTTGATCCAAAGACTGCTACATCAGAGGATTGTCAAGATCTACAACAGCAGAATATGCCCTTCTTTAATGATGTTCCCATGATACTAATGTGA
- the LOC121261304 gene encoding probable N-acetyltransferase san, giving the protein MGAGRAVPISLDGVRDKNLMQLKKLNTVLFPVRYNDKYYADALASGEFTKLAYYSDICVGSIACRLEKKDGGAVRVYIMTLGVLAPYRGLGIGTKLLNHVLDLSSKQNMSEVYLHVQTNNEDAINFYKKFGFEITDTIQNYYTNITPPDCYVLTKYISQTKK; this is encoded by the exons ATGGGAGCTGGGCGTGCCGTGCCAATATCGCTGGACGGAGTGAGGGACAAGAACTTGATGCAGCTGAAGAAGCTCAACACGGTTCTCTTCCCTGTCCGCTACAATGACAAGTACTACGCAGATGCCCTTGCTTCGGGCGAGTTCACCAAGCTAG CATACTACAGCGATATCTGTGTTGGTTCTATTGCTTGCCGGCTTGAGAAGAAGGACGGTGGGGCTGTCCGTGTTTATATCATGACATTGGGTGTCTTAGCACCGTATCGTGGATTAGGCATTG GTACAAAGCTGTTGAACCATGTTCTTGATCTCAGCTCCAAGCAAAACATGTCTGAGGTTTACTTGCATGTGCAGACAAACAACGAGGATGCCAtaaatttttacaagaaatttgGGTTTGAAATCACGGACACTATCCAGAACTACTATACAAACATTACCCCACCAGACTGCTATGTTCTTACCAAGTATATCAGTCAAACGAAGAAATAG